From one Prochlorococcus marinus str. MIT 0912 genomic stretch:
- the mgtE gene encoding magnesium transporter, producing MNEPTGASLESQSLVNGSLVAEAVAQQLEAMLSAGNYDGVKLLLSPVQPVDIAQAIGTLPMILQALAFRLLNKNEAIEVYEYLDPSVQQNLLDRLRSNEVLDLVEEMSPDDRVRLFDELPAKVVRRLLAELSPEERRVTAQLLGYQSETAGRLMTTEFVDLKEFLSVSQALKLVRQRATFSETIYSLYVTDKERHLTGILSLRDLVVADPESLIGEVMTREVVNVRTDTDQEEVARAIQRYDFLALPVVDLEKRLVGIVTVDDVIDVIEQEATRDIYAAGAVQAGDEDDYFQSNLFVVARRRIVWLAVLVLANGLTTQVIAMNDEVLKQVVLLTAFIPLLIGAGGNVGAQSSTVVIRGLSTQRIQRLGLFRAIAKEAFAGALLGILMAVFVVPFAWWQGQGPLVATAVGISLIAITTLAATAGASLPLLFDRMGLDPALMSAPFITTATDVAGVLIYLKTASWLLGRLT from the coding sequence ATGAACGAACCAACAGGGGCATCTCTTGAGAGTCAATCTTTAGTTAATGGCAGTTTGGTTGCTGAGGCAGTTGCTCAGCAATTAGAGGCAATGCTTTCTGCTGGTAATTACGATGGGGTCAAATTACTTCTTAGTCCAGTACAGCCTGTTGATATAGCTCAGGCTATTGGAACATTGCCGATGATCTTGCAAGCCTTGGCTTTCAGGCTTTTAAACAAAAACGAAGCAATAGAGGTTTACGAATATTTAGACCCTTCCGTACAACAAAATCTTTTAGATCGGTTGAGGTCAAACGAAGTACTCGATCTGGTTGAGGAAATGTCACCCGATGATCGTGTTCGACTATTTGATGAGTTGCCTGCGAAAGTTGTAAGGCGTTTACTTGCAGAACTTAGCCCTGAAGAAAGACGAGTCACTGCTCAGCTTTTGGGATATCAGTCTGAAACTGCTGGCAGATTAATGACTACGGAATTTGTAGATCTTAAAGAATTTCTTAGTGTCTCACAAGCTTTAAAACTAGTCAGACAAAGAGCTACTTTTTCGGAAACAATCTATAGCCTTTATGTAACTGATAAAGAGAGGCATTTAACCGGAATTTTATCTTTAAGAGATTTAGTAGTGGCTGACCCTGAATCACTTATTGGGGAGGTGATGACACGAGAGGTAGTCAATGTCAGAACAGATACTGATCAAGAGGAGGTTGCAAGAGCAATTCAAAGATATGATTTTTTAGCTTTACCGGTTGTAGATCTTGAGAAAAGACTAGTTGGCATTGTTACTGTGGATGATGTTATTGATGTGATTGAACAAGAGGCTACTAGGGATATTTATGCGGCAGGAGCGGTTCAAGCTGGGGATGAAGATGATTACTTTCAGAGTAATTTGTTTGTTGTGGCCAGACGGCGGATTGTCTGGCTTGCCGTTTTGGTTTTGGCAAATGGATTAACAACTCAAGTTATTGCTATGAATGACGAGGTTTTAAAGCAAGTAGTTTTATTGACTGCTTTTATTCCTTTATTAATTGGAGCAGGAGGTAATGTTGGAGCTCAAAGCTCAACAGTTGTGATTCGAGGTTTGAGTACGCAACGAATTCAACGACTTGGTCTCTTTAGGGCTATCGCAAAAGAAGCGTTTGCAGGAGCTTTGCTGGGAATTTTAATGGCTGTATTCGTTGTACCTTTCGCTTGGTGGCAAGGACAGGGGCCCTTGGTGGCAACAGCTGTAGGAATAAGCTTGATTGCTATTACAACTCTTGCTGCTACTGCAGGAGCGTCATTACCTTTGCTTTTTGATCGAATGGGTTTAGACCCAGCTTTAATGTCTGCTCCATTTATTACTACAGCTACAGATGTGGCAGGGGTTTTGATCTACCTGAAAACAGCTTCTTGGCTTCTAGGAAGGCTAACTTAG
- the miaA gene encoding tRNA (adenosine(37)-N6)-dimethylallyltransferase MiaA, with protein sequence MQPNKPLVIALVGPTASGKTELAIEIANKIKTNIHNVDSRQIYVDMDIGTAKPTKDQQHQVPHFLIDLSLPSQPLNLHKFHQIASASIEKELRKKQIILLVGGSGLYLQSLVSGLNPPAVPPQEFLRTQLLKKEKIERHNLLKCCDPNAAEKIHPEDAIRTIRALEVFYATGKMFSQQRKLEPPPWRVLELGLNPSNLDIRIQSRAEKMYKNGLIEETEDLISKYGNNLELLKTIGYEEARSIIEERINYEEALEITIKRTCQLAKRQKTWFRNKHNPKWLNKENPLIEALDYIYEVIG encoded by the coding sequence ATGCAACCCAATAAACCTCTTGTAATTGCCCTTGTGGGTCCAACTGCAAGCGGAAAAACTGAATTAGCAATTGAGATTGCTAATAAAATCAAGACTAATATTCACAATGTTGATTCCCGTCAAATATATGTCGACATGGATATTGGGACTGCTAAACCAACTAAAGACCAACAGCATCAAGTTCCTCACTTTTTGATTGATTTATCTCTACCCTCACAACCACTAAATCTTCATAAGTTTCATCAAATCGCAAGCGCTTCAATAGAGAAGGAATTGAGAAAAAAGCAAATAATCCTTCTTGTTGGAGGAAGTGGATTGTATCTTCAATCTTTAGTTAGTGGACTCAATCCTCCAGCAGTGCCACCTCAAGAATTCTTAAGAACTCAACTTCTCAAAAAAGAAAAAATTGAAAGGCATAATTTATTAAAATGTTGCGATCCTAATGCTGCAGAAAAAATTCATCCAGAGGACGCAATAAGGACAATACGTGCTCTAGAGGTTTTTTATGCTACTGGAAAAATGTTTTCTCAACAAAGGAAGTTGGAGCCTCCCCCTTGGAGAGTTTTAGAGCTTGGATTAAATCCAAGCAATTTAGACATAAGGATTCAGAGTAGAGCAGAAAAAATGTATAAAAATGGATTAATCGAAGAAACAGAAGATTTGATATCAAAATACGGAAATAATTTAGAGTTGCTAAAAACCATTGGATATGAGGAAGCAAGGTCTATTATTGAAGAAAGAATTAATTATGAGGAGGCCTTAGAAATAACAATCAAACGAACATGTCAATTAGCCAAAAGACAAAAAACTTGGTTTAGAAATAAGCATAATCCTAAATGGCTTAATAAAGAGAACCCATTAATTGAGGCTTTAGACTATATATATGAGGTTATTGGTTGA
- a CDS encoding glutathione peroxidase, translating into MSVNISKVEVFSFDNQKITFDHYKGNVLLIVNVASKCGFTKQYEALQKLQDKYESKGFKVLGFPCNDFGNQEPGELEEIKKFCSTTFGVNFQLFQKVHAKGNTTEPFTSLNKVSPAGDVEWNFEKFLINGTGDAIARFKSSIEPDSIEITQAIEKLLD; encoded by the coding sequence ATGTCCGTAAATATCAGCAAAGTTGAGGTTTTTTCTTTTGATAATCAAAAAATAACTTTTGATCATTACAAAGGAAATGTTTTATTGATTGTCAATGTCGCAAGCAAGTGCGGATTTACTAAACAATATGAGGCTCTTCAAAAACTTCAAGATAAGTATGAGTCAAAAGGCTTCAAAGTTTTAGGCTTTCCTTGTAATGACTTTGGTAACCAAGAACCTGGGGAATTGGAAGAAATCAAAAAGTTCTGTTCAACAACTTTTGGAGTAAATTTCCAACTTTTCCAAAAAGTTCATGCCAAAGGCAACACAACAGAACCATTCACGAGCTTGAATAAAGTAAGCCCAGCTGGAGATGTTGAGTGGAACTTTGAGAAATTTCTAATTAATGGTACGGGAGATGCCATCGCAAGATTTAAAAGCTCAATCGAGCCTGACAGCATTGAAATTACCCAAGCAATAGAAAAATTACTCGATTAA
- a CDS encoding GntR family transcriptional regulator, translated as MRFHIQQESEIPASSQLYNQICFAIAARHYPPGHRLPSTRQLAMQTGLHRNTISKVYRQLETDGVVEAIAGSGIYVRDQQKQKDLRSSSSSLRKKVVTDIDHEVRKSIDELLNAGCTLQQTRELFTREIDWRLRCGARLLVSTPREDIGASLLIAEELAPHLDVPVEVVPMEELESVLESSSKGTVVTSRYFLQPLEELAKRHQVRAVAVDLSDFQKELAILKKLRPGSCVGIVSISPGILRAAEVILHSMRGNEILLMTANPDVGSRLIALLRAASHVICDSPSLPVIEHTLRQNRSQLMRMPQIHCAAKYLSDSTIEELRKEIGLIE; from the coding sequence GTGAGATTCCACATACAGCAGGAAAGTGAGATCCCTGCATCAAGTCAGTTATACAATCAAATTTGCTTTGCGATTGCTGCAAGGCATTACCCTCCTGGGCATAGATTACCCTCTACTAGACAGCTTGCTATGCAAACAGGCTTGCATAGAAACACCATAAGCAAAGTTTACAGACAACTTGAAACTGATGGAGTAGTCGAAGCTATTGCAGGATCAGGTATTTATGTTCGAGATCAACAAAAACAAAAAGATTTAAGAAGTAGCTCATCTTCTTTACGCAAAAAAGTTGTAACCGATATTGATCATGAGGTACGTAAAAGTATAGATGAACTTCTAAACGCTGGATGTACTTTACAGCAAACCAGAGAACTATTTACTCGCGAGATTGATTGGAGGCTGCGATGTGGAGCCCGATTACTTGTAAGTACACCAAGAGAAGATATTGGAGCATCATTATTGATTGCAGAAGAGTTAGCTCCTCATTTAGATGTCCCTGTAGAGGTCGTACCCATGGAAGAACTGGAAAGCGTTTTGGAGAGTTCTAGCAAAGGCACAGTCGTTACAAGTAGATATTTTCTACAACCTTTGGAAGAATTAGCAAAGCGTCATCAAGTAAGAGCAGTGGCTGTGGATTTGAGTGATTTCCAAAAAGAATTAGCTATATTAAAAAAGCTTCGCCCTGGCAGTTGCGTTGGAATAGTAAGTATCAGTCCAGGGATACTGAGAGCTGCAGAAGTGATTTTACATAGTATGCGAGGTAACGAAATTCTTTTAATGACAGCCAATCCTGATGTCGGCAGTCGTCTCATAGCTTTACTGAGAGCTGCCAGTCACGTTATTTGTGATAGCCCTAGCCTGCCTGTTATCGAACATACTTTGAGACAAAACAGATCTCAATTAATGAGAATGCCACAAATTCACTGTGCAGCAAAATATTTGAGTGATTCAACTATTGAAGAGTTACGCAAAGAGATTGGACTCATTGAATAA
- a CDS encoding fluoride efflux transporter FluC, with product MAIDIRKNKFILISLGAIPGALLRWQIDEIFIVNLIGCFVLGFINSLDISKRYKLILGVGLSGSITTFSGWSFYSYKLLSQGLYRLFLFTSISMILIGVFAIYLGHMFGKKLNL from the coding sequence ATGGCCATAGATATTAGAAAAAATAAATTTATTTTAATATCTTTAGGAGCAATCCCAGGAGCTTTACTTAGATGGCAAATTGATGAGATATTTATAGTAAATCTAATAGGTTGCTTTGTACTAGGATTTATTAATTCATTAGATATTTCAAAGAGATATAAATTAATTCTTGGTGTAGGACTCTCTGGATCTATAACTACCTTCAGTGGCTGGTCTTTTTACTCATATAAGTTACTGAGTCAAGGTCTATATAGATTATTTTTATTCACCTCAATATCAATGATATTAATAGGAGTTTTTGCTATTTATTTAGGACACATGTTTGGTAAAAAACTAAATCTTTAA
- the epsC gene encoding serine O-acetyltransferase EpsC has translation MTKTFIKFIRSDFSIIKERDPAARGILEILICYPGFQALVMHRISHTLWNYKIPLLPRVLSQFTRLFTGIEIHPGAQIGRGVFIDHGMGVVIGETTQIGNRCLLYQGVTLGGTGKDHGKRHPTLEENVVVGAGAKVLGAITVGTNTRIGAGSVVVRNVEADSTVVGIPGRVVHQSGVKINPLAHSALPDAEASVIRNLMKRIDNLENQILSYQKYLPENLENTEDSTEWAGESQSLRDKEIIEYLGDQETQ, from the coding sequence TTGACTAAGACATTTATAAAATTCATTAGATCTGACTTCTCAATTATCAAAGAGAGAGATCCTGCCGCAAGAGGTATTCTCGAAATTTTAATTTGCTACCCAGGTTTTCAAGCATTAGTGATGCACAGAATTAGTCATACATTATGGAATTACAAAATACCCCTACTTCCAAGAGTTTTAAGCCAATTCACAAGGTTATTTACAGGCATTGAAATACATCCCGGAGCCCAAATTGGAAGAGGGGTGTTCATAGATCATGGGATGGGAGTAGTCATTGGAGAAACGACTCAAATAGGCAATCGATGCCTGCTATATCAGGGTGTGACACTTGGAGGCACAGGCAAAGATCATGGAAAAAGGCACCCAACACTTGAAGAAAATGTTGTTGTTGGAGCAGGCGCAAAGGTTCTTGGTGCAATTACTGTTGGCACCAATACAAGAATTGGGGCTGGTTCCGTGGTTGTCAGAAATGTTGAAGCTGATAGCACAGTAGTTGGGATTCCTGGAAGGGTAGTTCATCAAAGCGGAGTCAAAATCAATCCTCTTGCTCACTCCGCCCTGCCAGATGCAGAGGCTTCTGTTATTCGAAACTTAATGAAAAGAATAGATAATCTAGAAAATCAAATTCTCAGCTATCAAAAATATTTACCAGAGAATCTTGAAAATACAGAAGACAGTACTGAATGGGCTGGTGAATCCCAAAGCCTTAGAGATAAAGAAATAATTGAATACCTGGGAGATCAAGAAACTCAATAA
- a CDS encoding fluoride efflux transporter FluC — MVEIFFVSLGSILGANTRFEFHNKLEKCHLGKGFVIIVINTFASFLLGLFLSIIEKFSSFNYSHQLVLFFSIGFLGSLSTFSSFVYELFDLCIQLKFLKALKVSISSVSLGIISFAFGFLLVNQ; from the coding sequence ATGGTTGAGATTTTTTTTGTTTCACTTGGTTCAATTTTAGGAGCAAATACTAGATTTGAATTTCACAATAAATTAGAAAAATGTCATTTAGGAAAGGGTTTTGTGATTATAGTAATCAATACTTTTGCTTCATTTTTATTGGGTTTATTTCTTTCAATTATAGAGAAGTTTAGTTCTTTTAATTATTCTCACCAATTGGTATTATTTTTTTCAATTGGTTTTTTGGGAAGTCTTAGTACATTTTCGTCATTTGTTTATGAATTGTTTGATTTATGCATACAATTGAAATTTTTAAAAGCATTAAAGGTATCTATTAGTTCTGTATCTTTAGGAATTATTTCTTTTGCATTTGGATTTTTATTAGTTAATCAATAG
- the infC gene encoding translation initiation factor IF-3, with product MPPRPRFDRRAPERELPNINERISYSDLRVVDSDGTQLGVISREEALEVAKDRELDLVLVSEKATPPVCRIMNYGKFKFEQEKKAKEAKKKSHQTEVKEVKMRYKIDEHDYQVRISQATRFLKAGDKVKCTVIFRGREIQHTALAETLLRRMAKDLEEKAEVQQSAKREGRNMIMFLTPRKTPLIKKETKELENKKALRTID from the coding sequence ATGCCACCACGTCCCCGTTTTGATCGTCGCGCTCCGGAAAGAGAGCTCCCCAACATTAATGAAAGAATCAGCTATTCCGACTTGAGAGTTGTTGATTCAGATGGCACACAACTAGGAGTCATCAGCAGAGAGGAAGCGCTAGAAGTCGCTAAAGATAGAGAATTAGATCTTGTTTTAGTAAGCGAAAAAGCTACCCCTCCAGTATGTCGAATAATGAATTATGGCAAATTTAAGTTTGAACAAGAAAAAAAAGCAAAAGAAGCTAAGAAAAAATCACATCAAACAGAAGTTAAAGAAGTAAAAATGAGGTATAAAATTGATGAGCATGATTATCAAGTCCGAATTAGTCAGGCCACTAGATTTTTAAAGGCTGGAGACAAAGTCAAATGCACTGTTATATTTCGAGGTCGCGAGATTCAACATACTGCTTTAGCCGAAACTCTTTTAAGAAGAATGGCCAAAGATTTGGAAGAAAAAGCAGAGGTACAACAATCGGCTAAAAGAGAAGGACGAAATATGATTATGTTTTTAACTCCTCGAAAAACCCCTCTTATCAAGAAAGAAACAAAAGAACTTGAAAACAAAAAAGCTTTGCGAACAATTGATTAA
- the gyrB gene encoding DNA topoisomerase (ATP-hydrolyzing) subunit B yields the protein MSKDSKVQAAYGAEQIQVLEGLEPVRKRPGMYIGSTGSKGLHHLVYEVVDNAVDEALAGHCDEITILLCEDGSASITDNGRGIPTDIHPRTGKSALETVLTVLHAGGKFGSGGYKVSGGLHGVGISVVNALSEWVEVTVRRQQKVHFQRFERGASIGNLKSENLSKSDQNRTGTTVCFKPDDQIFTDGIAFEYGILSSRLRELAYLNGGVRIVFRDERKKTIDSKQLPYEEVYFYEGGIKEYVEYMTKEKDSLHPEIIYVNSEKDGVQVEAAMQWCVDAYSDSILGFANNIRTIDGGTHIEGLKTVLTRTLNSFAKKRGKRKDGDSNLAGENIREGLTAVLSVKVPDPEFEGQTKTKLGNTEVRGIVDSLVGESLSQYLEFNPSVIDLILEKAIQAFNAAEAARRARELVRRKSVLESSTLPGKLADCSSRDPSESEIYIVEGDSAGGSAKQGRDRKFQAILPLRGKILNIEKTDDAKIYKNTEIQSLITALGLGIKGEDFEVKNLRYHRVVIMTDADVDGAHIRTLLLTFFYRYQKALVEGGYIYIACPPLYKVERGKNHTYCYNESDLQKTLASFGEKANYTIQRFKGLGEMMPKQLWETTMDPTTRMMKRVEIEDALEADRIFTILMGDKVAPRREFIETHSVELDLATLDI from the coding sequence ATGAGTAAAGATTCAAAAGTCCAAGCGGCGTATGGTGCTGAGCAGATCCAAGTACTGGAAGGCTTAGAACCTGTTAGAAAGCGTCCTGGAATGTACATAGGCTCAACTGGCTCGAAAGGGTTACATCATCTTGTTTATGAAGTTGTTGACAATGCTGTAGATGAGGCCCTTGCTGGCCATTGTGATGAAATTACAATTTTACTTTGTGAGGATGGCTCAGCTTCAATCACCGACAATGGTAGAGGAATTCCAACTGACATCCATCCTCGTACAGGGAAAAGTGCTCTCGAGACTGTTTTAACTGTTTTGCATGCAGGAGGTAAATTTGGAAGTGGCGGGTACAAGGTCTCTGGAGGCTTGCATGGTGTTGGTATTTCAGTTGTAAATGCTTTAAGTGAGTGGGTTGAAGTCACAGTACGTCGTCAGCAGAAAGTCCATTTTCAAAGATTTGAGAGAGGAGCTTCAATTGGAAATTTAAAATCTGAAAACCTTTCAAAATCAGATCAAAACAGAACAGGAACGACTGTTTGTTTTAAACCTGATGATCAGATTTTTACTGATGGAATAGCTTTTGAATATGGAATATTGTCTTCTCGTCTAAGAGAACTGGCTTATCTGAATGGAGGGGTTCGTATAGTTTTTCGTGATGAAAGAAAGAAAACAATTGACTCGAAACAACTTCCTTATGAAGAAGTTTATTTTTATGAAGGAGGGATTAAAGAATACGTTGAATACATGACAAAAGAAAAAGACTCATTACATCCAGAAATCATTTATGTCAATTCTGAAAAAGATGGCGTCCAAGTAGAAGCAGCAATGCAATGGTGTGTTGATGCGTACTCGGATAGTATTCTTGGATTTGCCAACAATATTCGTACCATTGATGGTGGAACTCATATTGAGGGCTTAAAAACAGTACTGACTAGAACTTTAAATTCATTTGCGAAGAAAAGAGGGAAGAGAAAAGATGGAGATTCAAACTTGGCAGGGGAAAATATTAGGGAAGGATTAACAGCTGTTCTATCTGTAAAAGTTCCAGACCCAGAATTTGAAGGTCAAACAAAGACTAAATTAGGTAATACTGAAGTACGTGGAATTGTTGATAGTTTGGTTGGAGAGTCTCTTAGTCAATATTTAGAATTTAATCCAAGTGTAATTGACTTGATTTTAGAGAAAGCAATTCAAGCTTTCAATGCTGCTGAAGCTGCTAGAAGAGCTAGAGAACTTGTTCGTAGGAAAAGTGTTTTAGAAAGTTCTACATTGCCAGGTAAATTGGCAGATTGCAGTTCTAGAGACCCATCAGAATCAGAAATTTATATAGTTGAGGGAGATTCTGCTGGCGGTTCTGCTAAGCAAGGAAGAGATAGAAAATTTCAGGCAATATTACCTTTGAGAGGAAAAATTTTAAATATTGAAAAAACTGATGACGCGAAGATCTATAAAAACACTGAGATTCAATCTTTAATAACAGCTCTAGGTTTAGGTATCAAAGGAGAAGATTTTGAAGTTAAGAATCTCCGATATCACAGAGTAGTAATAATGACTGATGCTGATGTTGATGGTGCGCATATTAGAACTTTGCTTTTGACTTTCTTTTATAGGTATCAAAAGGCTCTTGTAGAAGGTGGATATATTTATATTGCTTGTCCACCTTTATACAAGGTAGAGCGAGGCAAGAATCACACTTATTGTTACAACGAATCAGATTTGCAAAAAACTCTTGCAAGTTTTGGAGAAAAGGCTAATTATACGATTCAAAGATTTAAAGGATTAGGCGAAATGATGCCAAAACAATTATGGGAAACAACAATGGATCCTACAACGAGAATGATGAAAAGAGTTGAGATAGAAGATGCTCTTGAAGCTGATCGGATATTTACAATTTTAATGGGTGATAAAGTTGCACCAAGAAGAGAGTTTATTGAAACTCATAGTGTTGAACTGGATCTTGCTACTTTAGATATTTGA
- a CDS encoding ABC transporter permease — protein sequence MIWSDLKFAYHSRTSWWFTATARTRARFSKTVIGNYWLGLSNLLSIISLGIVYGVVFSINDFRSYFVYLGLGLVLWNSLSSAINCAPELFAHNAQNIKNTNVPIIFYTFEEWSFHLQIFLQSFSLVFIFMLFFKFNLLFHLLVSVWFPLLNFILFIYWFPLIICILSIWYTDISQLVPVVLQILFLVSPILYNKENLGDLLWISNINLPYQVISQVRDCLIFGEIDFRVCFFLFALNLSGVYVSLYILQKQKKYLPFFL from the coding sequence ATGATTTGGTCTGATTTAAAATTTGCATATCATAGTAGAACATCATGGTGGTTTACTGCCACGGCAAGAACACGTGCTAGATTTTCAAAGACTGTCATAGGTAATTATTGGCTTGGTTTATCTAATCTTTTATCTATTATTTCTTTAGGTATTGTATATGGAGTTGTTTTCTCTATAAATGATTTCCGATCATATTTTGTATATTTAGGTTTAGGACTTGTCCTTTGGAATAGTCTTTCAAGTGCTATTAATTGTGCACCAGAATTGTTTGCACATAATGCTCAAAATATTAAAAACACAAATGTCCCCATAATTTTTTATACTTTTGAAGAATGGTCATTTCACTTACAGATATTTCTACAATCGTTCTCATTAGTATTTATTTTTATGTTGTTTTTTAAATTTAATTTACTATTTCATTTATTGGTTTCGGTTTGGTTTCCATTGCTCAACTTTATTCTTTTTATTTACTGGTTTCCGTTGATAATTTGTATATTAAGTATTTGGTACACTGATATATCCCAACTAGTTCCTGTAGTGCTTCAGATTTTATTTTTAGTGTCCCCAATTTTATATAATAAAGAGAATCTAGGCGATCTATTATGGATTTCTAATATAAATTTGCCTTATCAAGTAATTAGTCAAGTTAGGGATTGTCTTATTTTTGGTGAGATAGATTTTAGGGTATGTTTTTTTCTTTTTGCATTAAATTTATCTGGAGTGTATGTGTCGCTATATATTTTACAAAAACAAAAAAAATATCTACCTTTTTTCTTATAA